The sequence GGCCCGATGGCAGGGTCAGCGGCCTCCGCGCCCGCGGTGGCTTCGAGATTGATGAGGTCTGGAAGAACGGAGCGCTGGTGTCCGCCACCATCCACTCCATTTCCGGAGCCGCGGCCAAGATTCGCTATCGCGACCGGATCATCGAACCGAAGCTCGCGAAGGGAGCCTCGATCACCCTGACGCCCGCCTCCTGGCAAGGCCAAGGCACCTCGAAGTAAGAACGCGGGATACTGGCGGGTGCGCGCAAGATCGCCTGGCTTTCTTCCGTTTCACTGCGACTCCCACCCACCACCCGCCACCGCATGTTCATCCACAGCGCCATTTTCTGGCTCCGCAAGGACCTCACTCCCTCCGAGATTGCCACGTTCGACGAGGAGATCCGACGCCTTGCCAGCCTTCCTTATCTGGAACGGGGCCATGTGGGAACCCCGGCGGCCACCGAGGTGCGCGCCGTCACCGATCATTCCTTCAGCTACGCGACCTCGCTGCATTTCAAATCCCTCGAGGATCACGATTTCTATCAGAAGGAATGTCCGGATCACGCCCGCTTCGTGGCCACCTGCCGGACATTCTGGGAGCGCGTCGTCATTTACGATCTCGCTCCTTTGGCGTGAGAAGATCGTTCACCGGCCGCGCCGGGCGAGCTTCCGGTATTCCGCGGGGGTGGTGCCGGCGGCCTGGCGGAAGGCGATGAAGAAACTGTTCACGCTGGGGTAGCCGCTGCCGGCGGCGACGGATTCCACTTTCTGGTCGGTTTCACAAAGCAGCCGCTTCGCGTTCTCGATGCGGGTCGAGCGCAGGTGTTCGCCGGGCGTCATGCCGAGGTGGTCGACGAAGGCCTGGTGTAGCCCGCGGCGTGACATGCCCGAGTGCCGCGCCACCTGGTCGATGTCGATGGAGTCGTGGAACTGTCCGGCGATGAAACGCAGGGCCTTGGCCAGGCCTTCGTGGCTCACGGCGGTGATGTCCGTGCTCTGCCGGGAGATGATCCGGGAGGGGGCCACTCTCACCGGGGCGGCGGGCAGTGCTCCGCCACGCATCAGGCGGTCCAGCCAGGCCGAGCCTTGGTAGCCCAGTTCCTCGAAGTTCGGTTCGACGGAGGTGATCGGGCGCTGGGTGGACTGGGGGAGGAGCAGATCGTCCTCGATGCCGATCAGGGCCACATCCCGGGGGATCTGGATCTCGGCGTGCTCGCAGACCTCCAGTACCTCGACCGCGAGGGTGCCATTGGCGGTGAACACGGCCAGCGGCTTCTCCGCCTTGCGGAGCTGGGTGGTGAGCCACGCCCGGCGGCTGCTCCATTCGCCGCGGCCCTGGCGGTAGTGCTTGTGGCGGTGCCACTTCAGCCATTCGCAGCCGTAGCCCTCGGCGGCGAGCGCCTTCACGAAACCGGTGCCGCGTTCCTCGAACGTCCAGTTGTCCGAGTCGCTGTAGAACATGAAATTCCGGAAGCCGCGGCGAAGGAAATGTTCGGCGGCCATGGTGGCACAGGCGAGGTGGTCCTGGGCCACGTGGGCGAAGGGGAGATTGGCGCGGCGGAGGCTGAAATCGACGGTGGGCTTCTTCAGGGACCGCACGAACTCGCAGAGTTCGTCGCTGCCGGCCAGCCAGGCCAGGACGCCATCGCCTTCCCAGCCCCAGGGAATGGTCAGCTCCTTGGTGATGCTCGCGGCGGAGATGTGCCAGTTGTGCTCGGTGGCGTAGGAGGCGATGCCGTTGAGCAGCCGGTGATCGTGCCAGCCCAGGGCAAGGAGCACGTTCTTCTGTTTCGGCTTCCCGTGGTCCGACGCTTTTCCTCGCATGGTCTGGTTTTTCTAGAGGAATCGGGAATGCCTGTAAATGCAGGATTCGGAATGTCGTATTGGGTTTTATGCAAGGATGCGCCGGGTGACGATGCCACCCGGCGCTGTGCATTGGTACCCGGTGAAAGGGGAGGGTGACAGGAAGACGGCCAGACGGGTTATCCGTCCGGCCGTGCAATCGCATCGTACCCTACAAAAGGGATGGCCCCCGCAGGCGCCAGGTTGAATCGGCATTCAATTTGCTTTGGCTGGAAAGCATCCTGAGGCGGCTCTGAATTTGGAGTGCGGCGAGGCATCGCCGCTTTGGGTGCCGGAGAGAATCGACGGGAGTTGCAGCGGGGCTGTGGAAGACGAGCTGGAACCAGAGAGGAGGTGATTCTGGAACGAGGGGGCGGGTTGGCGAATGCAGGTGTGGCCCCCGGCGATGTCTCGCCTCCGCTCAAAGCGGCGATGCCTCGCCGCACTCCAAATCAGAGGCACCCGGCCTCCTCTTTGATTGTTGATTCAGCCTAGCGGAGGCTGCCGCCCGCGCTGTCCTGCGGAGCCCAGGCATCGGTACCAGCCAGGATCTTGGCCACGGTCAGGTTGGCGATCTCGGAATCGGTGAGCTTCTTGACCCAGGCGACCCGGGCGGCGGTGCTGGCCCCCGGGCCGGTGCAGTCGACCTCCGAGTAGCGGGCGGTGGCCTCGTTGGCGGCGTTGCCCCAGTTGTTCCAGCCCTCCGGCTGGATGTGGTCGCCCATCTCGCAGCGGACGTAGATCACGCTGGCATTGGGGCGCCACGGGCGGCCCAGCGCCGCATTGGGCTTTTTCATGGAGCGCGGCGTTTCACCCGGGTTGCCGGAGTTCCACGGAATGTCATCGCCGGTCAGCTTGCAATCGAAGAAGACGAAGCCGTAGGCCTGCTGGGCGGGCGTGCTCGCCGCGGTGACGTAGCCGCCGTTCTTGCTGTGGATCGTGCAGTGGTCGAAGACGGCGGTGGCATCGCCATAGATGAAATCGACGCGGCCCTCGATGGTGCAGTTCTGGTAATACTGGCGGCCCTTGTTCGCCATCAGGGTGTCCTGCCAGCCGAGCATGCGGCAGTTGCGGAAGGTGGCGCGGTCGGCATCCACGCGGAGGGCGAGTGCCTGGCCGTGGTCTCCCGAGGTGTTTTCGAAGGTGATGCGCTCGGCGGTGAAATCGGGGGCCTGGATGACCACGCCGATGCCGGCGAACATCGGGGTGCCACCGGGTTCCGGTTCCTTCACGTTCTTCGCGTAGGTGAGCACGGTGTTCTCCAGCTCCTCGCCGATGAACTGGAGGGAACGCTTGGCCGATGGGATCAGCAGCGGGCCTTCATAGCGGCCGGGCTTGATCAGGATGCGGAAGGGCTTGGAGCCATTGTCCGGCGCGGAGTTCACGGCATCCCGCACCGTGGTGTGGGTGCCGGAGCCATCGGCGGACACCACCGCATCGTAGGTGGACTCCGCCGTCTTCGGCAGGTCGTTCACCGGGGTGGCCCGCAGGAGCGGCGTGAGCGCGGGGACGGTCTTGCGGAGTTCCTCGGCGACGAGGCGGCCGAACAGCACGTGACCCTTTTCATTCAGATGGGTGCCATCGTAGGCGGGGGCACCGTCGGTGCCTGATTTCGTCGGGCTGAACTCCAGGCACTTGTCCGGCCCGAGGGATTCGCACAACGCCAGGCTGCGGGCATGGAGGTCGACCAGTGGTACGCGCTTGTCCCTCGCGATTTTGCGCACCTCGGCGGCGTAGGGTTCCAGGCTCGACTTGATCTTCCCCGGATGCTCGCGATCCCACTGGCGGCGGACGAGGGGAGTGACGAGCACGGGGATCGCCCCGGCGGCCCGCGCTTCATCGACGTAGGCGGCCATGTCGCTGACGAAGGTCGGCATGTCCGTGGAGCGTCCCGGCTTCCCGGGCTCGTTGTTGTGTCCGAACTGGATGAGGTAGTAGTTTCCCTTCAGTTCGAGCGCCTTGGTCCAGCGGCCTTCGTCGCGGAAGCTCTTCGAACTGCGGCCGCCCTGGGCCGTGTTCGCGCACCCGGCCTTGTCGGTGAGGAATTGCTTGAAGCCGAGACCCCAGCCGGCGTTGTCGGTGACGGTGGAGTCCCCGACGAGGACGATCCGGACCGGCTTTGCCACCGGCTCCGGTGCGGCTTGGGAACTGGGAAGCATGCCCAGAATGGATGCGAGGAGAATACAGGGTTTCAGGAGTTTCATAAATGGGGCATGCGGGAATTATCCGGGGATGGCGGATGAAAGGGTTGTCCACTCTAGGATGCTCTCCGCGATCGGTAAACGTCGTCCCGTTGCAATAGATATTGAAAATTGGGTGGGCGTGGGAATGACCCGCACATTTTTCAACGCATCTTGCAGAAGATGCCGATGACGCGGTGGGGAATCTTTCTAACATAAGCTACCAAACCCGGCCTGTTGTTCCACCCGGTCCATTCACGAAAGACCGGGGCATGCCCCGCCGCCCGGACGGCGGGAGTTCCGCGCGCGTCCGATTCCGCCGCCGCGTTTGTGAAAATTTCCCCACGCCGCCCGTGGGCCGCCCCGTCGCGCCCGGGTCCGGCGTTTCTCCAAAACCCAAGCCCAAATCCATCCATGATTCGTTCATTCCTTCACCGCTGTCTTGCAGCGATCGCGGTGCTCGTGCCCACCCTAGGCCAGGCGGCCGTCCTTCAGGCGGTCAATTCCGGAGGCGGCGCGGTCGCCCCGTTTTCGGCGGACGCCTCCTTTTCCGGAGGCGGCACCTACAGCAGCGCGTCCACGATCGCCACCAGCGGCGTGGTGAACCCCGCTCCGCAGTCGGTCTACCAATCGGAGCGAAATGGCAATTTTACTTACACCTTCGGCAGCCTCGCTCCGGGCGTGCTTCACACGGTGCGGCTGCATTTCGCGGAGCTGTACCACTCCGCGGCGGGTAGCCGTCGGTTCCATGTCTCGATCAATGGCGCACAGGTGCTGACGAACTTCGACATCTTCGCCGAGGCCGGCGGCAAGAACATCGCCATCGTCCGGGAGTTCGCCGCGGTGGCGAACGCGTCCGGGCAGATCGTGGTCCAGTTCGCGAACGGCGCGGCTGACCTGGCGAAATCGAGCGGGATCGAGATCCTCGAGGGGGTTCTCTACCAGGTCAATTCCGGTGGCACGGCAGTGGCTCCGTTCACGGCGGATGCATCCTTCTCCGGAGGATCGACCTACAGCACCGCGGCCGCGATCAACACCGGCGGTGTGGCGGGAGCCGCACCGCAGGCGGTTTACCAGACCGAACGTTTCGGCAATTTCACCTACACCCTTGGGAGCCTGGGCGCGGGCACCACCTGTACGGTGCGGTTGCACTTCGCGGAGATCTACCACTCCGCCGTCGGCAGTCGCCGTTTCAACGTCTCGATCAACGGCACACAGGTGCTGGCAAATTTCGACATCTTCGCGGCCGCGGGCGGCAAGAACATTGCCATTGTCCGGGAGTTCGCCGCGGTGGCGAACGCGTCCGGGCAGATCGTCATCCAGTTCGCGAATGGAGCGGCGGACCAGGCGAAATCGAGTGCGTTCGAGGTCCTCTCCACGCCCATCGGCACGGCACCGGTGATCCTTGCGCAACCGCAGTCGGTCATCGCCAATGCGGGCGCTTCCGCCACCCTGGCCGCCACCTTCGGATCGACGTCCTCCGCGCCGACCTACCAGTGGAGCCGTAGCGCGGATGGCCTCACCTTCACCGATGTGGCGGGGGCCACCGGTCCCTCGCTGACGCTGACGGCTTCGGCCGCGAACTCGGGGTTCTACCGCGTGACCGCAACCAATGCTGGCGGCAGCGTGGTCAGCCGTGCGGCGCATTTTGGCATCCCCACCACGCAGGGGGTCACCTTCGCCCCGGCGAACAACGCCACCAACCTCAGTATCGACCAGCCGCTGCGCCTGACGTTTCCCTCGCCGCCGAAGCTGGGGCCCTCCGGCGTGCTCAGGATCCACGATGCGGCGACCGGCGCGGTCGTGGTATCCATCGATCGTTCGCAGTTCATCGGCTACACGCTCTTCGGCGGCACGCTGGTGAATGCCGCGCGGCAGACGGTGCAGGGCAAGCAGATGTATTACCTGCCGATGGCGGTCTATGGCAACGAGGTGTGGGTCAACCTCGGCGTTACCCAGCGGCTGGCCTACGGGAAGAGCTACTATGTGACCATGGACCCCGGCCTGCTGGTCGATTCCTCCAATGCCGCCTATCCCGGCATCACCGACACCACGGCGTGGCGGTTCTCGACCCGGTCGGCGGGTCCGGCGGCGGCCACCGCCACCACTGGACCGGCCGAGATCACCGTGGGGACGGACGGCGCCGGGGACTTCGCCACGCTCCAGGGCGCGGTGGATTGGATTCCGCAGAACAACGCGTTGCAGCGCACCATCCGCGTGAAGCCTGGTGTCTACCGGGAGCCCGTCTACATCGGCCAGAACCGCGGCTTCGTCTCGCTGGCGGGGGATGGGGTGGACCGCCAGGCGGTGCAGCTCATCCAGCACTATGCGGCGGAAGTGTATGGCGATGGCGCGCGCGGAGCGGGCACGCTGAACATCGGCTGCGATGATGTGACGGTGCGGGACATGACCATCGACAACCTCGCCTACATCGCCCAGCCCAACCTGGCCGGGGCCTTCGCTCCGCCCGCGGCGGCCTTCGCCGGGCCCATCAACACGCTGCTCACCACCGGCAAGCGCCTGGTGTTCGACAACGTGCTCATCAAGGGCGGACAGGACACGCTCTACTCCGTCTCCGGCGTCGCCTATTTCAGCCGCTGTGAGATCTGGGGCAGCGTGGACTTCATCTATGGGGACGCACTGGCCGTGTTCGACAACTGCGACATCGTGCAGATCCGGAGCACCGGCGGCCCCATCACCGCGCCGAGCACCCCCTACGCGCAGCCTTATGGCATGGTGTTCCTGAACAGCCGCTTCCCGCGCGCGCTCATCGCCAATGGCTATCCCTACGATGTCGGCGTGAATACGACGAACTTCATGCGGCCATGGCGCCAGGACGGGGCCACCGCGATCGTCAACTGTCAGCTCGGCACGCACCTCACCACGAAGGGGTGGTCGGAATGGGGTGGCCGCGAGGTTACCTGCCGAGCCCGTGAATACGGCAACACGCTGATCGGCGGCGGTGCCGCGCCGACTCCCGCCCAGCGCCAAGCCGCGGGTGCTTACTGGACCAACACCCTGGATCCCGACTACACCGGACCGCCGATGACGGAAACCGCCGCGCTGGTTTCGTCCGGCAGTGGCACCGCCAACCGCCAGGCCGTGATAGTGGACCCCGCCGCCTACACACTCGATGCAATTTTCGGCAACGCCTACTTCAACCTCGGCGGCTGGCTGCCCGAAGCCGCGCCCTCGAAACTATCGGACGGCTACGGTTCGGCGGCCACCGGCGGCCAGGGAGGCACGGCCGTGACGGTCACCACTACGGCCCAGCTGCTGTCCTACGCGACCTCCGCGCTGCCCTACATCATCAATGTCTCCGGCACCATCCAGGTGACCGGCGGCGCGGGCAGCGGTGGCAACCGCGTGGACATCAAATCGAACAAGACGATCCAGGGTGTGGACGGAGCCTCGACGGTGATCGGCACCCTCAACATCTCGACCAACAACGTCATCATCCGCAACCTCAACATCACGAACCCCGGCACCACGGTCGGCAGCGATGGCAAATACACCGATGGCGGCGATGGCATCCAGATCTGGGGTGGGACGAATGTCCACGTTTCCCACTGCACGCTCTACGACTGCGCCGACGGCTGCTGTGACATCACCCAGGGCGCGGACTACATCACCGTGGCCTGGTGCAAGTTCCACTACACCGCGGCGGCGTTGGTGCACCGGTTCCCGATGATCTCGGGGAATACCAGCACCTCCCGCTACCGCATCACGCTCCACCACAACTGGTTCGCGGAGGGTTGCCACGAGCGTATGCCGTCCGGAAGCCACAATACCGTCCACCTCTACAATAATTACTTCTCCTGCGCGGGGAACTACTATGCCTCCGATGTCCGCCTGGACGGGCGGATGGTGGTGCAGAACAACCACTACCAGGGCGTCAACAACCCGTGCACCAGGAATGGCGGCAAGGCCTTCCTGTCCGGGAACCTTTTCGCCTCCTGCACCGGGAATCCCGGTGGCTACGACACCACGGCGGGCACGGTCACGCCGAACGATCCGGTATTCATGCCGCCGTATTTCCACCTGCTCGATGACACCGCCAACATCGCGGCGCTGGTGACGGCGGGCGCGGGAAATCCCCAGGCGGCCGCAGTGATCCCGCCCGCCGATTCCCTCACGGCGTGGCGGTCCGCGAACTTCACTTCGGGACAGATCTCCGCCGGGCTGGCAAACCTCGTGGCCGATCCGGATGGCGATGGCCTGTCCAATCTCGCCGAATACGCGCTGGGCGCGGACCCGGGACAGAAGACACCGCTCCCCGCGGCAGTACGTGATGGCTCCGGCCTCACGCTGACCTTCACCCGTCCGAAGGGGCTGCCAGGCGTGACTTATATCGGTGAGTCGACGGAGGACTTCACGGCCTGGACCACGCTGCCGTTGGAGATTCTCCAGTCCGGTGATCCGGAAACCATCCGGGTGCGAGATCCATTGGCGGGCGGCAATCCCAAGCGGCGCTTCCTGCGGCTCCGTTTCCAGTTCACGGCGCCTTAGTGGATCCGGTCGGTTCTGGGGTTCCATCGCCTTTACCAGAGCTTTTCCGCGCCGCCGGCGTCGGCTGTTGCCAATCAGGGTTTTCGACTCTGGTTGGCGATCGTCGCGAACGCGGCCAATGTGGCCAAGCCGACGTGTGGGTTCCAAAGGACTCACAATCGTTCGCTTCTTGTCGAGGATGGAGGGAAGGCGGAGTTGGTCGGGGGATACGCCAGTTTGTGCGTATTGTGGGTAAAGTGGAAGAGGGGACATAGTGCACGGCAGCCTTCAAGGCGTTCCACTTGATGACGCATCCCCTCATCGCCGGGTTCTGGTTTAGCCCGGCTACCGGCCGCATGCGCGGTACGGGCCGATTCGGTCCAGGTCTTGATGCGTTGTCGTTTTGGAGCCGCTTGGGAGCGCCATCCCGACAACCCACCTCATCCATGAAACCCAGATTCGCCTCCGCTTCCTGCTGTTCCGCTCGTCATCGCGGATGTCCGCGCCTGATTGTTGTTTCCCTTGCTTGTCTCCTTGCTTCCACGTCGGTCCATGCCGCGGACAGCGCGTGGATCCTCAACAACAACGGCAACTGGAGCACCGCTGGCAACTGGCTGGGCAGCACTGTGGCCGATGGCGCGGGCTCCACCGCCACGTTCAACATCGACATCTCCGCGGACCGCACCATCTCGCTCGATTCCGCCCGCACGATTGGCAACCTGTCCTTCCGCGACACCGCCGCGGGCTCGAACTGCTACATTATCGGTGGCAACAGCACGCTGACCCTGGACAACGGGGCGAACAAACCGACGATCAGCATCTACCCGCGCACGGGAGCGATCGTGGCTCGCATCGACCGTCCCATCGCCGGCACCAATGGCTTCCAGGTGCTGGCCCCCGGCGGGGCCGCCTCGATGGGGCTTGGCACCGCGAACACGTTTTCGGGCAAGGTGATCATTGGGGCCGGCGCCTCGCTGCGCACGGACAACGGTAGCTCGCTGGGGGTGAGGGATCCGCTGACGACACTGACCAGCGGCACCGGGGACCCCACCGTGGTGAACTACACCGAGGTAATTTCCGGAGGCACTCTCAACATCAGCAGTCTCAACCATGGCACTGAATACATCAAGGCGGCGGGCACGGGATGGGATGGCAATGGCGCGGTGGTGAATCTCAATGCCACCCAGACCAACTCGCTGCAGCAGATGGAGCTGACCGGTGACGCGACCTTCGGGGGGAGCAGCCGCTGGGACATCCGCCATGCCACCGCGGCCTCCGCGCGCCTGTTCCAGAACGGATACACCCTCACCAAGACCGGCAGCAACCAGATCAGCCTGGTGAATGTCCGCGTGATCGGGGGGGGCAACATCATCGTGAACCAGGGCACGCTGGGAGTGGAGTCCGGCACCATCCTCGATGGGGCAGGGACGGTGACGGTGAACACGGGCGGCAGTTTCAACCTGTACGAGAACACCGGCGTCACCACGCGGGCGGTCCTCATGAACGGTGGATCGATGAACCACACCAGCGGCAACGCGAACGCGACCTACGGTGGAAACATCACCCTCAACGCCGCCACGACCATGAGCCAGTCCGGGGCCACCGGCAGCATGACCCTCGCCGGAGCGATCGACGGCACCGGGGCGCTGCTCAAGACCGGGCCGGGCACGCTTCATCTCAACGGGGCGAACACCTTCACCGGTTCCACCACGGTCTCCACCGGCACCCTCCAGCTCGCGACCTCTTCGCTGGCATCCGCGGACATCGCCATCACCGGCGGCGCGGTGCTCGACAACGCGGCGACCGGCGTGGCGCAGACCATCACGGGCAAGCTGACGGTGGGCCGAAGCGGCGCGGCGGCGACGGACATCACCGGCGCGGTGACCTTCGGCGCGGGGGGCAACCTGGAGATCGGACCTTCTGCACGGAACGGCGGCACCTCCGCCGAATGCACCGCCACGATCGCGAAGGATCTGGAGTTCACCGGCGGCGGCAGCGTGTTTTTCGACCTCGGCTCCACGACCGCCGATCTTTCCGACAAGGTCGTGGTGGGAGAGGATCTGACGCTGAACGGCACCACCGACATCCACGTGTCGGCGCTGGATGGCGCGCTGGGCGAGGGCAGCTATGTCCTGGCCTCCTACGTGGGAACGCTCACCGGTTCCGCGGCCAATCTTTCGTTGTCCGGCTTGCCGCCGTCCACCCGCCAGACGTTCACCCTCAGCACCACCAGCGTGGCCAACGCGGTGACGCTGGATGTGGCCGGAACCGCCGCCAATCTCGTATGGATCGGCGATGGCGCGGCCAACGCCTGGGACCTCAATGCCACGGCGAATTTCAACAACGGCGGTCAACTCGGGAAGTTCCTCAACTTCGACACCGTGGTGTTCGACGACACGGGAATCTCCAGCCCGCCGGTCCAGCTCTCCGGCACGTTGGTTCCTGGCTCGCTCATCGTGAACGCCAGCGCGGACTACACCTTCACCGGCGGCGGGGTGATCAGCGGCATCACCTCTCTGCGGAAGCAGGGCTCGGGCACGCTCACTGTAACGGGGGGGAGCCACGACTTCAGCGGCGGCGCGATCGTCGCCGGCGGCACCTTGTCCGTGGCCTCCCTCGGGAATTCCGGCGCGGTCTCGCCGATCGGATCCTCGGCCACCATCACGCTGCAAGGCGGCGCGATCGCGTTCACCGGCGGCAGCGCGTCTTCCAACAAGACCCTCGACCTGGGCGCCGTGGGCGGTGGCATCGCGGTGCCGGGAGCCGGATCGGTGCTGACCCTTTCCGGCGCCACACCGGTCACCGGCACCGGCACGCTCACCGTGAGCGGCGCGGGCGCGCTGCGTTTCGCGCAGGACAACGCGGCATTCACGCTGGCGACGAAGGTGGCCGGTGGCGGCAACGTGCGGCTGAACCCGCGGGTGGTGGCGGGTGCCACGACTTCCCTGGAGGTCGGGTTGACGGGGGCGAACAGCGGCTTCAGCGGAAACTGGATCCTGGAGGGGCCGGCGTCCGGGAGCTGGCGCTTGTCCTCGGCGAGCGTGACCGCCGCGAATCTGGGTGCGGTTGGGATTGCGGTGGGGGCGGGCGCGCAACTCTTTGCCAGCGGCGTGACGATCACGAACCCGCTGACGCTCACCGGAAAGGGCTACGTGGAAACCGATGGTACCAACAGCGGGGCCCTGCGCCTGGATAACTCAACCTATAGCGGTAGCTCGATCATCATCGCCGGATCCGCGAAGGTCGGCTGCCTGTCCACCGGCAATGGCATCATTTCCGGCGCGGTGCTCCGCGGAGCCACCATCGGCGGAAACGATGACATCCTCACCATCGGTGGCTCAAACGGGAGTTCGACCGGAGTGATCGTTTTCACCGGGACGGTGGAGGACACCACGCTGGACAAGATCATCGTGGGCGGAGGCGGCTCCTCGACCAGCCCGCAGGTGCTTCAGGTTGGAAGCGGGACGGTGTCCGGCAGCCTGGGCAATGTTCCGATCCAGCTCGGCAGCGATGCCCAGCCGGTCCAACTGCGTTTCCACCAGGCGGACGATGCGGTGGCGCCGGCGACGATTACCTCCACCGGCACCAACACCGAAGTGCACGCCAATACCCCGGGGGGGGAACCAATGGCAAGGGGCTCACGCTCATCGGTTCATTGGCTGCCGGGTACCTCGGCGTGGGCACCGGTGCCGCGGCGACTCCCAGCACGTCGAATTTGACCATTGAAAGTGGGGCGAACGTGGCCGTCACCACCTTCTATGTGGGGGATGCGAGCGGGCGCTCAGGCATGGTGATCCAGACGGGAGGTTCCGTCGCCGTGGCCGGCGGTTGCCGCATTGGCCACTACGCCACCGAGAGCAGCGCTTACACGATGACGGGAGGATCGCTCACCCTGACCGGGAATCCGACCGCGAATCCCTCGACCTCCGGCGTGGGGGAACAGGTGGGAGGCATCTACCTCGGCGTCGATGGCACCGGCTCGCTGGTCCAGACCGGAGGCTCGATCTCGACCCGCTTCGTGGTTCTGGACAATCGCGGCGACAGCGCGGGTACCGATACGCTGACCTTGAGCGGCGGAACGCTCACCCTCACCTCGATCTGGGGACTCACCCAGCGCAATGCCTCCACGTTGGTGAACTTCGGAGGTGGCACGATCGTCGCGGGCGCGAACCTGCCAATCGATGCCACACCCGTGCTTGCCGATGGCACCACCACCACCATCAACACCGGTGGATTCACCGTGACGGCACCGAAGGCCTTCAGTGGAACCGGTGGCCTCGCGATCACCGGCGGCGGCACGTTCCAGGTCACCGGGACTTCGACGGCGATCGGCACGGCCACCGTGAGCGGCAGCGGCACCACCTTGACGGGAACCGCGACGATGGCGGGATCCGACGTGACGATCCAGGCCGGGGCCAAGGTGAAGCCGACCTCCACGCTCCAGTTCCTCGGCAACCTGAACGTGAATGCCGGTGCATCGCTGGAAGCGGCCATCACGTCCCCCACCGCCGTGACCAAGGTGGTGTCAGCGGGGCAATTGACCGCGAACGGCACCGTGAAAGTGACCCTCTCCGGGTTCACGCCCACGCTTGGCCAGGTGTTCGACATCGCGGACTTCACCTCCTTCTCCGGGACGCCTTCCTTCGATTTCTCCGGAGCGGTTTTGCCCGGCGGTCTGACGTGGAGCACCACCTCCTTCAGCACCGATGGGAGGATCTCCATCGTGGCGGGCAATGCCTATCAGGCCTTCGAGGCGAGCCATGGCATCTCCGGCGCCGGAGCCACGGTGGACTCGGACGGGGATGGCATCGTCAATGGAATCGAGTTCGTGCTCGGCGGGAATCCGTCCGGCCCGGGATCCGATTCCTCCGCATTGAGTCCCACGTTCACGGTGGACGAATCCTACTTCCGTTTCATGTTCCGGCGTGCCGATGCGTCGGTGTCGTTCAATCCGCATGTGAAATACGGGAGTGACCTGGCGGGATGGACGGACGCGGTGGACGGGCTGCCGGTGGAGAATCCGGTGATCGTGGCGGTGGAGGGAAGCTTCTACGGGCCCGGCGTGGCCCGCGTTTCGGTGCTGATCCCGCGTTCGCTGGCCGCTCCGGGAGGCAAGTT comes from Luteolibacter sp. LG18 and encodes:
- a CDS encoding pectinesterase family protein; the protein is MIRSFLHRCLAAIAVLVPTLGQAAVLQAVNSGGGAVAPFSADASFSGGGTYSSASTIATSGVVNPAPQSVYQSERNGNFTYTFGSLAPGVLHTVRLHFAELYHSAAGSRRFHVSINGAQVLTNFDIFAEAGGKNIAIVREFAAVANASGQIVVQFANGAADLAKSSGIEILEGVLYQVNSGGTAVAPFTADASFSGGSTYSTAAAINTGGVAGAAPQAVYQTERFGNFTYTLGSLGAGTTCTVRLHFAEIYHSAVGSRRFNVSINGTQVLANFDIFAAAGGKNIAIVREFAAVANASGQIVIQFANGAADQAKSSAFEVLSTPIGTAPVILAQPQSVIANAGASATLAATFGSTSSAPTYQWSRSADGLTFTDVAGATGPSLTLTASAANSGFYRVTATNAGGSVVSRAAHFGIPTTQGVTFAPANNATNLSIDQPLRLTFPSPPKLGPSGVLRIHDAATGAVVVSIDRSQFIGYTLFGGTLVNAARQTVQGKQMYYLPMAVYGNEVWVNLGVTQRLAYGKSYYVTMDPGLLVDSSNAAYPGITDTTAWRFSTRSAGPAAATATTGPAEITVGTDGAGDFATLQGAVDWIPQNNALQRTIRVKPGVYREPVYIGQNRGFVSLAGDGVDRQAVQLIQHYAAEVYGDGARGAGTLNIGCDDVTVRDMTIDNLAYIAQPNLAGAFAPPAAAFAGPINTLLTTGKRLVFDNVLIKGGQDTLYSVSGVAYFSRCEIWGSVDFIYGDALAVFDNCDIVQIRSTGGPITAPSTPYAQPYGMVFLNSRFPRALIANGYPYDVGVNTTNFMRPWRQDGATAIVNCQLGTHLTTKGWSEWGGREVTCRAREYGNTLIGGGAAPTPAQRQAAGAYWTNTLDPDYTGPPMTETAALVSSGSGTANRQAVIVDPAAYTLDAIFGNAYFNLGGWLPEAAPSKLSDGYGSAATGGQGGTAVTVTTTAQLLSYATSALPYIINVSGTIQVTGGAGSGGNRVDIKSNKTIQGVDGASTVIGTLNISTNNVIIRNLNITNPGTTVGSDGKYTDGGDGIQIWGGTNVHVSHCTLYDCADGCCDITQGADYITVAWCKFHYTAAALVHRFPMISGNTSTSRYRITLHHNWFAEGCHERMPSGSHNTVHLYNNYFSCAGNYYASDVRLDGRMVVQNNHYQGVNNPCTRNGGKAFLSGNLFASCTGNPGGYDTTAGTVTPNDPVFMPPYFHLLDDTANIAALVTAGAGNPQAAAVIPPADSLTAWRSANFTSGQISAGLANLVADPDGDGLSNLAEYALGADPGQKTPLPAAVRDGSGLTLTFTRPKGLPGVTYIGESTEDFTAWTTLPLEILQSGDPETIRVRDPLAGGNPKRRFLRLRFQFTAP
- a CDS encoding autotransporter-associated beta strand repeat-containing protein, translated to MKPRFASASCCSARHRGCPRLIVVSLACLLASTSVHAADSAWILNNNGNWSTAGNWLGSTVADGAGSTATFNIDISADRTISLDSARTIGNLSFRDTAAGSNCYIIGGNSTLTLDNGANKPTISIYPRTGAIVARIDRPIAGTNGFQVLAPGGAASMGLGTANTFSGKVIIGAGASLRTDNGSSLGVRDPLTTLTSGTGDPTVVNYTEVISGGTLNISSLNHGTEYIKAAGTGWDGNGAVVNLNATQTNSLQQMELTGDATFGGSSRWDIRHATAASARLFQNGYTLTKTGSNQISLVNVRVIGGGNIIVNQGTLGVESGTILDGAGTVTVNTGGSFNLYENTGVTTRAVLMNGGSMNHTSGNANATYGGNITLNAATTMSQSGATGSMTLAGAIDGTGALLKTGPGTLHLNGANTFTGSTTVSTGTLQLATSSLASADIAITGGAVLDNAATGVAQTITGKLTVGRSGAAATDITGAVTFGAGGNLEIGPSARNGGTSAECTATIAKDLEFTGGGSVFFDLGSTTADLSDKVVVGEDLTLNGTTDIHVSALDGALGEGSYVLASYVGTLTGSAANLSLSGLPPSTRQTFTLSTTSVANAVTLDVAGTAANLVWIGDGAANAWDLNATANFNNGGQLGKFLNFDTVVFDDTGISSPPVQLSGTLVPGSLIVNASADYTFTGGGVISGITSLRKQGSGTLTVTGGSHDFSGGAIVAGGTLSVASLGNSGAVSPIGSSATITLQGGAIAFTGGSASSNKTLDLGAVGGGIAVPGAGSVLTLSGATPVTGTGTLTVSGAGALRFAQDNAAFTLATKVAGGGNVRLNPRVVAGATTSLEVGLTGANSGFSGNWILEGPASGSWRLSSASVTAANLGAVGIAVGAGAQLFASGVTITNPLTLTGKGYVETDGTNSGALRLDNSTYSGSSIIIAGSAKVGCLSTGNGIISGAVLRGATIGGNDDILTIGGSNGSSTGVIVFTGTVEDTTLDKIIVGGGGSSTSPQVLQVGSGTVSGSLGNVPIQLGSDAQPVQLRFHQADDAVAPATITSTGTNTEVHANTPGGEPMARGSRSSVHWLPGTSAWAPVPRRLPARRI